A single window of Buchnera aphidicola (Aphis nasturtii) DNA harbors:
- the rplY gene encoding 50S ribosomal protein L25, with product MLIINADIREKKGKSFSRKLRIQNKFPAILYGLNKTPISLTLDHNSVFNLQKKIDFYQKKILLLINGREYKVKVQSIQRHAFKLKLLHIDFLYI from the coding sequence ATGTTGATTATCAATGCAGACATAAGAGAAAAAAAAGGAAAAAGTTTTAGTAGGAAATTACGTATTCAAAATAAATTTCCAGCTATTTTATATGGGCTAAATAAAACTCCTATATCTTTAACTTTAGATCATAATTCTGTTTTTAATTTGCAAAAAAAAATAGATTTTTATCAAAAAAAAATATTATTATTGATTAATGGGAGAGAATATAAAGTGAAAGTACAATCTATACAAAGACATGCATTTAAACTAAAATTATTGCATATTGATTTTTTATATATTTAA
- a CDS encoding DedA family protein: protein MEYWLTSLITHSLIYSLCIVGIVSFLESLALIGLLLPGIVLMATLGTLIGNKKLFFYPSWVAGIIGCLLGDWLSYYIGLYFKNWLHNLSFLKKHYKILEKTKILLHKHSMLTILIGRFIGPTRPLIPMVSGMLKLPLKKFFFPSLIGCILWPPVYFFPGIIAGITINIPTDSSNNYFKWFLLVIAILFWIGIWLISKWWKIKKIKNRDHINIIQKNIGFIALIFLIFGLVGLILIQFHPTMLIFRKVLSSIL from the coding sequence ATGGAATATTGGTTAACATCTTTAATAACACATTCTTTAATATATTCACTGTGTATAGTAGGTATAGTTTCTTTTTTAGAATCTCTTGCATTAATTGGTTTATTACTTCCAGGAATAGTATTAATGGCAACATTAGGCACGCTGATAGGTAATAAAAAATTATTTTTTTATCCTTCTTGGGTCGCAGGAATAATTGGATGTTTATTAGGAGATTGGTTATCATATTATATTGGGCTATACTTTAAAAACTGGTTGCATAATCTTTCTTTTTTAAAAAAGCATTATAAAATATTAGAAAAAACTAAAATATTGCTACATAAACATAGTATGTTAACAATATTAATAGGTCGTTTTATAGGACCAACTAGACCATTAATACCAATGGTTTCGGGTATGTTAAAATTACCATTAAAAAAATTTTTTTTCCCTAGTTTAATAGGTTGTATATTATGGCCTCCGGTATATTTTTTCCCAGGAATTATTGCAGGTATAACTATTAATATACCTACAGATTCCAGTAATAATTATTTTAAATGGTTTTTATTAGTTATTGCTATTTTATTTTGGATAGGAATATGGTTAATATCAAAATGGTGGAAAATAAAAAAAATAAAAAATAGAGATCATATAAACATTATACAAAAAAATATTGGATTTATTGCGCTCATATTTTTGATATTTGGATTGGTTGGTTTAATATTAATACAATTCCATCCTACAATGTTAATTTTTAGAAAAGTTTTATCTAGTATACTATGA
- a CDS encoding peptidylprolyl isomerase, giving the protein MRVYVVVILYVLSSVFSNCCAKIFEIDKILAVVNNQVILDSDIDQVLFYLKQENNTITVPLKINFLRDKILEKLIVDSLILEEANKLNITVSDMQLDTIFSNIAFKKHITLNELKNNIILNNTNDFFNYEDYIQNVKKSLKIKMLQDYLFNSNIDISEREIYHLLNEKITKQNDLKKINLKLIILPLSKRENDKAIKNKKILINHLFKMINNNSNFDYFYEFFKKNKNCFLSENISLKHLKNLKKIFFSKLDIFKKNQILGPVLGRKGLYIIKVNNIENNSIKKITTEFHIQHCLIRPSIILNDIQAKKDIFEIYNNIKMKNYSFEYAVKNFSHDFYSSHKQGDLGWISNKSFDGVFKNILKNLNNNEISQPIRSKFGWHIIKLLEKRQIDKKWKIEKEKVYQILLQRKIQQEKNNWIKKLKKLSYINIFQY; this is encoded by the coding sequence ATGAGAGTTTATGTCGTTGTGATTTTGTATGTATTATCAAGTGTATTTTCAAATTGTTGCGCTAAGATTTTTGAAATTGATAAGATTCTTGCTGTTGTCAACAATCAAGTTATATTAGATAGTGATATAGATCAAGTTCTTTTTTATTTAAAACAAGAAAACAACACTATCACAGTTCCTTTAAAAATCAATTTTTTAAGAGACAAAATATTAGAAAAATTAATTGTAGATTCTTTAATTTTAGAAGAAGCAAACAAGTTGAATATTACAGTTTCTGATATGCAATTAGATACAATATTTAGCAATATTGCTTTTAAAAAGCATATTACTTTAAATGAACTAAAGAATAACATTATATTAAATAACACTAACGATTTCTTCAATTATGAAGATTATATACAAAATGTAAAAAAATCATTAAAAATTAAAATGTTACAAGATTATTTGTTCAATAGTAATATTGATATCTCTGAAAGAGAGATATATCATTTATTAAACGAGAAGATAACAAAACAAAATGATTTAAAAAAAATTAATTTAAAACTTATTATTTTACCTCTTTCAAAAAGAGAAAATGATAAAGCAATTAAAAATAAAAAAATATTAATTAATCATCTTTTTAAAATGATTAATAATAATTCTAATTTTGACTATTTTTATGAATTTTTTAAAAAAAATAAAAATTGTTTTTTATCAGAAAATATATCATTAAAACATTTAAAAAATTTAAAAAAAATTTTTTTTAGTAAATTAGATATTTTTAAAAAAAATCAAATATTAGGACCCGTTTTAGGGAGAAAAGGTTTATATATTATTAAAGTTAACAATATTGAAAATAATAGTATTAAAAAAATAACAACTGAATTCCATATTCAACATTGTTTGATACGTCCTTCAATCATTTTAAATGATATACAGGCAAAAAAAGACATTTTTGAAATATATAACAATATAAAAATGAAGAATTATAGTTTTGAATATGCTGTTAAAAATTTTTCTCATGATTTTTATTCATCTCATAAACAAGGTGATTTAGGCTGGATTTCAAATAAATCATTTGATGGTGTTTTTAAAAATATTTTAAAAAATTTAAATAACAATGAAATCAGCCAACCAATTAGATCTAAATTTGGATGGCATATAATTAAGTTATTAGAAAAACGTCAAATAGATAAAAAATGGAAGATTGAAAAAGAAAAAGTTTATCAAATTTTATTACAACGTAAAATACAGCAAGAAAAAAACAACTGGATTAAAAAACTTAAAAAATTATCTTATATAAATATTTTTCAATATTAA